In Spirobacillus cienkowskii, a genomic segment contains:
- a CDS encoding glycosyltransferase family 87 protein, whose protein sequence is MKKDTFSKFNIKKMLLIYILVILIISLIKIFVSDNSANNYYIFLNSLKHILLQQNLYVHYNIEYFDLYKYSPLFPLIMFPFLLFNLKIGAILWNLFNALMLFKSITMFKISERKKVIVLAIILPEIINNANNFQSNALLAALFVMCYHLLEKNKLFLFSAASSFLLVFKIYGFFVAYNLIFKNVKTIFKFLLYTSFSLILLSLCIISISSYDYFISQFLSYFHLLKIETSSYGMSLIAVSNNFLNLNIHSMYYQVFGLILFSILIFKKIYLSNFKNNLLEHEKIDLLILGLIFIVIFNQKTESPTIIIGALGVSIYLAYYKEYQIFKSWVFWLKMLVTSLSSTDIVPKIIKINYLEPYNVKVIPLIIFFFYFYCVVLNKNYKQIECYNNFKKIKAA, encoded by the coding sequence ATGAAAAAAGATACTTTCTCAAAATTTAATATTAAAAAAATGTTACTAATATACATTTTAGTTATTTTAATTATAAGTCTCATTAAAATTTTTGTAAGCGATAACTCTGCAAATAATTATTACATTTTTTTAAACTCTTTAAAACATATTCTGCTACAACAGAATTTGTACGTACATTACAATATCGAGTATTTTGATCTTTATAAGTATTCGCCACTCTTTCCATTAATTATGTTTCCTTTTTTATTATTTAACTTAAAAATTGGGGCAATACTTTGGAATTTATTTAATGCACTCATGTTATTTAAAAGCATAACCATGTTTAAAATTTCTGAGAGAAAAAAAGTTATTGTTCTTGCAATCATTCTTCCAGAAATTATTAACAATGCAAATAATTTTCAATCAAATGCACTCTTAGCTGCGCTTTTTGTTATGTGTTATCATTTATTAGAAAAAAATAAACTTTTTTTATTTTCAGCAGCGAGCTCATTTTTACTTGTATTTAAAATTTATGGTTTTTTTGTTGCGTACAACTTAATTTTTAAAAATGTTAAAACAATATTTAAATTCTTACTATATACTTCTTTCAGCTTAATTTTATTATCTTTATGCATTATATCTATTTCTAGTTACGATTATTTTATTAGCCAATTTTTATCTTATTTTCATTTATTAAAAATAGAAACCAGTAGCTATGGCATGTCTTTAATCGCAGTATCTAATAATTTTTTAAATTTAAATATTCACTCTATGTATTATCAAGTTTTTGGATTAATTTTATTTTCAATACTTATTTTTAAAAAAATTTACTTAAGCAATTTTAAAAATAATTTATTAGAACACGAAAAAATTGATCTTTTAATTCTTGGCCTTATTTTTATAGTGATATTTAACCAAAAAACAGAAAGTCCAACAATTATAATTGGAGCACTTGGGGTATCTATTTATTTGGCTTATTATAAAGAATATCAAATTTTTAAAAGTTGGGTATTTTGGCTTAAAATGCTTGTTACGTCTTTATCTTCTACAGACATAGTACCTAAAATAATTAAAATCAATTACCTTGAGCCGTACAATGTAAAAGTCATACCTTTAATTATATTTTTCTTTTACTTTTATTGTGTTGTTTTAAATAAAAATTATAAACAAATAGAATGTTATAATAATTTCAAAAAAATTAAAGCAGCTTAA
- a CDS encoding tail fiber protein: protein MRKKIAYLISTASLLSVHAHANDPVNLQEFMAMQDKLNSIVTEVHRLGQNPSIPTGTVVAFAGDKNKVPDGWLLCDGSEVSREMYEELFDTIGTAHGVGDGNATFRLPDYRGLFLRGVAGERAHIIEPSAPNRMAMNMGGNTGNNVGSIQNDAFNSHSHGSGSLSTGGTNLSVSGEATPNQRNISTWTSTGGSHSHKFQDSFFSESHAGGQGMIGSGRTDFDNAPYKLPSETESAGSHSHSVSFSLPNYSFNFSRYLSGLSISGSTSAAGDNETRPKNAYVNYIIKI, encoded by the coding sequence ATGAGAAAAAAAATTGCATATTTAATTAGCACAGCATCCTTACTAAGTGTGCATGCGCACGCAAATGATCCTGTTAATTTGCAAGAATTTATGGCAATGCAAGATAAACTTAATAGCATTGTAACAGAAGTACATAGACTAGGCCAAAATCCATCTATTCCTACAGGAACCGTAGTGGCGTTTGCAGGCGATAAAAACAAAGTACCAGATGGCTGGCTACTGTGTGATGGCAGCGAAGTGTCACGTGAAATGTATGAAGAATTATTTGATACAATTGGTACCGCCCATGGCGTTGGAGATGGTAATGCAACATTTCGTTTGCCAGATTACAGAGGATTATTTTTACGCGGCGTAGCTGGAGAAAGAGCGCATATTATTGAGCCTTCTGCACCCAATCGTATGGCCATGAACATGGGTGGGAATACGGGTAACAATGTTGGCTCTATTCAAAATGACGCATTTAATAGCCATAGTCATGGCTCAGGAAGTTTATCGACTGGTGGGACAAATTTAAGTGTGAGCGGCGAAGCAACTCCCAATCAAAGAAATATTAGTACGTGGACTTCGACTGGTGGGAGCCATAGTCATAAATTTCAAGATTCTTTTTTTTCTGAAAGTCACGCAGGTGGTCAAGGAATGATTGGAAGCGGACGCACAGACTTTGACAACGCACCATATAAACTCCCAAGTGAAACAGAATCAGCAGGCTCCCACTCACACTCAGTGAGCTTCAGCTTACCCAACTACTCATTTAATTTTTCAAGGTATTTATCAGGCCTTTCAATTTCTGGTTCCACCTCTGCTGCAGGCGACAACGAAACCCGCCCTAAAAATGCTTATGTTAATTACATTATTAAAATCTAA